Genomic DNA from Nonomuraea rubra:
CGACTCGGGGTGGAACTGCACGGCGAAGCGGCGCCGCGCCGGGTCCTCGATCGCCATGACGTTGCCGTCGGGCGTCAGCGCGGTGGGCGTGAAGCCGACCACGCCGGGCCGCTTGGCGTGCAGCGAGTGGTAGCGGGCCGCGGTGAACTCCTCCGGCAGCCCCTCCAGCAGCGCGCTGTCGCCGAGCCTGCCGACCTGGCCGCGCTTGCCGTGCTCGGGGTAGTCGAGCAGCTCCAGCGTGCCGCCGGCGTGCTCGACCATGGCCTGCAGGCCCAGGCAGACGCCGAAGACCGGCAGGTCGCGGGCGTAGACCTGGTCGAGCAGGGCGGAGATGCCGAAGTCGGTCGGCCAGCCCGGGCCGGGCGAGAGCACGACCAGGTCGGGCGCGATCTCGTCGAGCATGGCGACCGGGAAGCCGTGGCGCAGCGTGACGACGTCGGCGCCCTCCTGGCGGAAGTAGTCGGCCAGCGTGTTGACGAAGGAGTCCTCGTGGTCGACGAGCAGCACCTTCATGCCCAGGCCCGGCTGCTCCCTGGGCTCGGGGCCCTTGACGACCTCGGGCTGGTTGACCGCCGCCAGCGCGCCGAGCAGGGCGCTGGCCTTCAGCTCGGTCTCGCGCTCCTCGGACTCGGGGTCGCTGTCGAACAGCAGCGTGGCGCCGGCCCTGACGGTCGCGACGCCGTTCTTGATCTGCGCGGTACGCAGGGTCAGGCCGGTGTTCATGGAGCCGTCGAAGCCGATGAAGCCGATGGCGCCGCCGTACCAGCGGCGGGTGGTGGCCTCGTGGTCCTCGATGAACTGCATGGCCCAGGTCTTGGGCGCGCCGGTGACCGTGACGGCCCACATGTGGGTGAGGAAGGCGTCGAGCGCGTCGAACTCGGGGCGCAGCCGGCCCTCGATGTGGTCGACGGTGTGGATGAGGCGGGAGTACAGCTCGATCTGGCGGCGGCCGATGACCTTGACGGTGCCGGGGACGCAGATGCGCGACTTGTCGTTGCGGTCGACGTCGGTGCACATGGTCAGCTCCGACTCCTCCTTCACGCTGGACAGGAGGGTGCGGATGGCCTCGGCGTCCTCGACCGGGTTGCTGCCGCGGGCGATCGTGCCCGAGATGGGGCAGGTCTCGACCCGGTCGCCGGAGACGCGGACGTACATCTCGGGCGAGGCGCCGACGAGGTGCTCGCCCTCGCCGAGGCTGATGATGAACTCGTACGGGGCGGGGTTGCTGTGGCGCAGGCCGCGGTAGAAGGCGGACGGATCGGCGCAGGTGGCGTGGAAGACCTGGCCGGGCACGACCTCGAACAGGTCGCCGCGCTTGAACTTCTCCTTCGCGGCCGCCACGACCTTGGCGTACTCGCCCTTCACCGGGTTCTCCGGCAGCGCGGCGGGGGTGACCGGCGGGGCGGAGGTGCCGGTGCGCTCCAGGCCGCGGGTGGTGGCGCCGTCGACGGTGAACTCGTAGCGGTACTCGAAGCTGGTCTCCCGCTGCCGGTCGATCACGACCAGCCGGTCGGGCAGGTGCAGCACGAGGTCGCGCTGGTCGTCGGGGCGGGCGAGCTCCTGCCTGATGGGCTCGAACTGGAAGGCCAGGTCGTAGCCGAAGGCGCCGTAGAGGCCGAGGTGCGGGTCGTCGCCGGCGAAGGCGGCGATGACCTCGCGGATCGCGGTGAACACGGTGGGCCTGCGGCTGCGCATCTCCTCCGGCAGCAGGTCCTCCGACTCCGCCACGTACACCTCGACGCGGTCGGCCGTGGGCTCGGTGACCGGCTTGCCCGCGGCCAGCAGGCAGGAGGTGACGGCGGGCAGCACGACCCGGCCCCGCTCGTTGAGCGCGGTCGCCGAGATGGTGCGGCCCTTGGCGACCAGCTCCAGGCACGGATCGACGTAGCCGAACGCCCATCGGCTGTAGCGGCCCGGGTAGTCCATGCCGGAGGAGAAGGCGCCGCCGCGCCGCTCCGACAGGGCCGTCACGATCTCTTCGAGGGCGGCCTCGCCCACCTCGCGTGTCTCACGCTCGACACCGATGCCCCCGGCGGTGGTATATCCGCTCGTCTCCACTTGCTGCCCCTTTACCACATCAAATGATCGAGCCCCGGGGCGGACACGAGAAAGGCCGCCTATCCGGGGCGGCCGTCCGTTGAAGGAATGCGAAACACGCGCCGCCTAGGAGCGGCGCCACCACTGGAGCTGAGCGTGATTTCGCATGACGTCCAGAGTAACCGGCCGACCATGATCGCGCAACGCGACCCGCCCACCCGGTTGCGAGAGTTTCAATACAGAGCTGTACTGTATTTGCATGTGGCTGAAAGGAGCCCTCCCATGACGCCTACCGAGGCGGTCGTGCTGCCCACCGGGCGGCCCACCCCGTTCGATCCGCCCGCCGAGCTGGGCGAGCTGCGCGAGAGCCGGCCGATCACCCGGCTGGCCTACCCCGACGGGCACCGGGGCTGGCTGGTCACCAGCCACGCGCTCGTCCGCGAGGTGCTGGCGGACCCGCGTTTCAGCGCCCGGTCCGAGCTGCGCCACCTGCCCGTGGACTCGGGCGGGCAGGCCGGCCGGCCCGCTCCGCCCGGCATGTTCATCTCGACCGACCCGCCCGTGCACACTCGCTACCGGCACCTGCTCACCGGCGAGTTCACCGTGCGCAGGATGCGGCGGCTCACCGAGCGGATCGAGGAGATCACCCGCGTCCACCTCGACGCGATGGAGCGGCAGGGGCCGCCCGCCGACCTGGTGGCGGCGTTCACGGCGCCGATCCCCGCCGTGGTGATCTGCGAGCTGCTCGGCGTGCCCGAGCAGGACCGCGAGAGGTTCATGGCGCAGGGCACCACGCTCATGCGCACGGACGTCCCGCAGGAGGAGAAGATCGCGGCCTACCTGGCGATGCAGGCGCACATGAAGGAACTGGTGCTGGCCAAGCGGGCCGCGCCCACCGACGACATGCTGAGCGGGCTGACCGGCAGCGACCTGACCGACGAGGAGCTGGCCAACATCGGCTTCATGCTGCTCGGCGCGGGCCTGGACACCACGGCCAACATGCTCGCCCTGGGCACGTTCGCGCTGCTGCGCAACCCCGCGCAGCTAGACGTGCTGCGGTCGGAGCCGGACAGGGCGGACCAGGTCGTGGAGGAGCTGCTGCGCTACCTCAGCGTGGTGCCCTTCCTGGTGCGTACCGCGCTGGAGGACGTCGAGCTGGGCGGCGAGCGGGTCAGTGCCGGGGAGACGGTCACGATCTCGATCGCGGCGGCCAACCGCGACCCCGGCCGCTTCGCCGACCCCGACCGGCTGGACCTGCTCAGGGCGAGCGGCGGGCACGTGGCCTTCGGCCACGGCGTGCACCAGTGCCTGGGCCAGCAGCTCGCGCGGGTGGAGATGCTGGCGGGCTTCCCCGCCCTGTTCGAACGGTTCCCGTCGCTGCGGCTGGCCGTCGAGCCCGGGGAGGTGCCGCTCCGTACCGACATGCTCATCTACGGCGTGCACCGCCTGCCCGTCACCTGGGACGCGGGTCAATAGACTCCTGCCCGACCACCCGCACGAGCCCGCATGACGAGCCCGCATGACGAGCCCGCACGATGAGCCCGCACGATGAGATGGTGACGCGAGGAGCATGACCGAGCGACAGGACGAGATGACCGGCGGCGCGGGATCCGCGCGCCCGCCGGGCCGGCCGCGCAGCCAGGAGGCCGATCTGGCCATCCTGTCGGCCGCGCTCGACCTGCTGATCGAGCAGGGCGCGGCGCTGACCAGCATCGAGCAGGTGGCCAGGCGAGCCGGGGTGACGCGGGCGACGGTCTACCGCCGCTTCGCCGACAAGACCGCGCTGCTGGTGCGGGCGCTGGAGTGGGCCAACCACGACCACGACCCGGGCTTCACCGGCTGGCCCGACCTGGAGCACATGTTCGGCGACTGGGCGGCGTACCTGGCGGTGCCGCGCCACCGCCGCCTGCTGCGCCGCCTGTACGGCAGCGTCGACGACTACCCGGAGCTGGTGAGCACGTACCGGATGGTCAACGGCGGGCGGCGGGCGGCCGTGGTGCGCGAGACGCTCTGCCGGGCGCGCGACCGCGGGCAGCTTCCCCGGGACGTGGACGTGGACGTGGTGCAGCGGATGCTGACCGGCGCGGTGCTCCACGAGGTCGGCGTCGTGCCCGACCGGGAGGACGCCGCGGCGATCGCGGCGCAGTTCCTGGAGATCATGAAGCAGGTCGGGTACCGGCCGGCGCCGGCGACCACTGAAAGCTGATATTTCAGCTGACCAGATTACATTTCTCTCTGCAAAGTAACTTTTCACGACACCTCTTGCTTTCCGAACAAGATCTCTTCACCCTTCTCGACAGAGGCGTAAAGATCACCTCTCCCCTTGTCGTGAAGGAGAGACAGTGCCCCACACCCTCCGCTTACGCGCGATCCTCACCGGGATCGTGACCGTCGCCGGCCTGCTGGTCCCGCAGGCCGCGGCGCAGGCGGCGCCGGATCCCGGCAAGATCGACGCAACGGTCCTGGCCGGCCTGGCCCAGGACGACAAGGCCACCTTCTGGGTGCGGCTGAAGGGGGACGCCGACCTGAGCGGCGCCCGCCGGGCCCTGACGAAGGAGGCGAAGGCCGAGCAGGTCTACGAGGCCAAGTCCGAGCAGGCGCAGACCTCCCAGCGGGACCTGCGCAAGCTGCTCGACTCCCACCACGCCGACTACACCCCGTTCTGGATCGTCAACGCGGTCAGGGTGACCGCCGGCGAGAAGCTGGCGGCCGAGATCGCGAGCCTGCCCGAGGTCGAGCGCATCGACCCGGTACGCACGCTCAGCCTGCCCAAGCCGGTCGCGGGCACCGCCCAGGCGAGAGTGAAGGTCGCGGACCCGGCGACATCGGACGGCGCGGTCGAGTGGAACATCGACCGGGTCGGCGCCCCGCGCGTCTGGGACGAGCTGGGCAACCGCGGCGAGGGGATCGTGGTCGCCAACATCGACTCGGGCGTCCAGTTCGACCATCCGGACCTGGCGGCGAGCTACCGGGGCAGGAACCCCGACGGCACCTACTCCCACGACTACAACTGGTTCGACCCGGCAGGCATCTGCCCGTCGGCGGCGCCGTGCGACAACAACGACCACGGCACGCACGTCATGGGCACCATGGTCGGCGCGAACGGCCTCGGCGTGGCGCCCGGCGCCAAGTGGATCGCGGTCAAGGGCTGCGAGGTCAACACCTGCACCGACGCGTCGCTGCTGGCGGCCGGCGAGTGGGTGGTGCGGCCGACCGACCTCAACGGCCGGAACCCGCGGCCGGACCTGGCGCCGGACATCGTCAACAACTCCTGGGGCGGCGACGGGTTCGACCCGTTCTACAAGGAGGTCGTGGAGTCGTGGCTCGCGGCCGGCATCTTCCCCGCCTTCTCCAACGGCAACGAGGGTCCCGCCTGCGACACCAGCGGCTCGCCCGGCCAGTACCAGACCGCGTACAGCGCGGGCGCCTTCGACGTCAACAACGCGCTCTACGCGCGTTCCAGCAAGGGTGAGGGCGAGAACGGCGAGACCAAGCCGAACATCGCCGCTCCCGGCGTCAACGTGCGCTCGTCGATCCCCGGCGGCTACGACAGCTTCACCGGCACGTCGATGGCCTCCCCGCACGTGGCGGCCACGGTGGCGCTGATCTGGTCGGGCTCGCCTGGCCTGCAGGGCGACGTGGCTGCCACCCGCCCGCTGCTGGACGGCACCGCCGTGGACGTCGACGACACCAGTTGCGGCGGCACCGCGGCCGACAACAACATCTGGGGCGAGGGCAGGCTGGACGCCTACGCCGCCGTGCTGGCGGCGCCGGACGAGGGGCTGGGCGACCTGTCGGGAACGGTGACGGCGGGCGGCGAGCCGGTGTCCGGCGTGACGGTCACGGTCTCCGGCCCGATGACCCGCACCCTGGTCACCGGCGCCGACGGCCGGTACGCCATCCCGCGCCTGCTGGCCGGCGAGTACGAGCTCACCGCGGAGAAGTTCGGCTTCGCCCGCGCCACCGCCGCCGTCACGATCACCGCCGAGCAGGCCGCGACGGCCGATGTGCCGATGACGGTGCTGCCCACGGGCGTCGTGTCGGGCACGGTCACGACGGCCGGCACTCCGGAGCCGGACGCGACGGTGCAGGCCACCGGCACGCCGGTGAGCGCGGTGACCGACGCGTCGGGACGGTACTCGATGACGCTGCCGCACGGCTCGTACGAGCTGGCGGTCACGCCGTCCTCCCGCTGCTCCAGCGCCGCGACGGCGGCGGTGACGGTGGCCGGTGACGCGACCAGGGACGTCGAGCTGCCGCTGCGCGGCGACAACTTCGGCTACACGTGCAGGAGCGGCGCCCAGGAGTACGCGGCGGGCACCGAGAAACTGGCGCTGACCGGCGACGACGAGGCCCAGCAGGTGACCCTGCCGTTCCCGGTCCCGTTCTACGGCACGGGCCACACCAGGGCGTGGATCGGCACGAACGGCTTCGTCACGTTCGCCGCCGACCGGGTCACGACCGGCAGCAACGGCAGGCTGCCGACGTCGGGCACGCCCAACAACGCCGTCTACCCCTACTGGGACGACCTCGTCGTGGACGCCCAGGCGGGCGTCTACACGGCGGTGACGGGCACGGCGCCGCACCGGGCGTTCGTGGTGGAGTGGCGCAACGTCACCTTCTACAACGAGGGCGCGCAGCGGGTGTCGTTCTCGGCGCTGCTGGGCGAGGACGGCTCGGTCGCCTTCCGGTACAAGGACGTCGAGAGCGAGCGCGACCGGGGCAGCAGCGCCACGATCGGCATCGAGAACCCGGCGGGCAACGACGCGCTGCTGTACTCCTACGAGGAGCCGGCCCTGGCGACCGGGCAGGGCCTGACGTTCACGGCGAGCAGGCACGGCCTGGTCACCGGCAAGGTCACCGACGCCAACGACGGCGACCCGATCGGCGGGGCGACGGTCGAGGTGGGCGACGTGGCCACGCTCACGACCGCCGCGGACGGCACGTTCTACGGGCAGGTGCTGGCGGGCGACTACGAGGCCGTGGTGTCCAAGGAGCACTACGGCACGTTCACCCAGCAGGTCACGGTGGCCGCGGCGGCGGTGACGCGGCTCGACACGGCGCTGGTCACCGGCCGGGTGAGCGCGTCCACGGCCGAGCTGACCGTGGTGATGCCCACCGGGTCGAGCCGGGCGCGGACGGTGGAGCTGACGAACCTGGGCTCGCCGACGCCGTACACGGTGACCGGCGAGCCGTGGTTCACGGTGACGCCGGCGGCCGGGGAACTGGCCAAGGGGCAGGCGGTGAGCCTGAAGGTGGAGCTGTCCAGCGCCGGGGTGGCGCCGGGCACGTTCCGCGAGGGCAAGCTGACGATCAAGTCGGCCAGCGGCAGGCAGCCCACGATCGAGGTGAAGGTGACGGTCGTGGTGCCCCGGCACCAGGTGGCCATCGACACCGCCGCCACGCGGAACTTCGTGGACGCCGCCGGTGACACCTGGACTCCGGACAAGCGGTACGCCCAGGGCGGCCACGGCTACCTGACCAGCCAGAACCGCACGCAGAGCACGTCCAGGACCATCGCCGGCACGGCGGACCAGGCTCTGTTCAGGACGGCCAGGGAGTCGATGCTGGAGTACCGGTTCGACAACGTGCCGGCCGGGACGTACACGGTCGAGCTGAACTTCGCCGAGATCAGGAACATGCGGATGGGCCAGCGCGTGTTCGACGTCCTGGTCGAGGGGCAGCTCGCGATCCCGGCGCTCGACCTGGCGCTGGAGTCGGGCACGTACACGGCGGTGACCAGGCAGTACACGGTGAAGGTGACCGACGGGCAGCTCAACATGCGGTTCGCGACCCGGCAGGGCGCGACCATCGTGAACGGGCTGCGCATCTCGGAGCGCCCTGACAAGGCGACTCCGTAGCACCGGTCGCGGGCCCGCCTCCGTCGCGGGCCCGCGACATCCGGACGCCGTCGCGGGCCCGCGACATCCGGACGCCGTCGCGGGCCCGCGACATCCGGACGCCGTCGCGGGCCCGCGACATCCGGACGCGCCGCGCGAGCGAAGAAAGGGGCAAGGCAACACCCTTCAAAGGAGAGATCTGATGCGTAAGCAACTGGCGCTCGCCGTAGCGGTGCTCGGCGCGGGCGCGATGATGGCGGCCTCGCCCGCGCTGGCCGGCAACCGCGCCGACGGGCCCCGCGTCACCGGCCTGACCACCGCGGGCGAGCTGGTGACCTTCGACGCCGGCAACCCGAAGAGCGTGAACCGGGCCGGAAAGATCAGCGGGCTCAAGGGTGACATGAAGGTCGTCGGCATCGACTACCGGGTGCAGAACGGCAAGCTGTACGCGGTGGGCGACAAGGGCGGCGTCTACACGGTGGACGGCAGGGCCAGGGCGAGCAAGGTGTCCCAGCTCACCGTGGCACTGAGCGGCAGGACCTTCGGCGTCGACTTCAACCCGGCCGCCAACCGGCTGCGCGTGATCAGCGACACCGGGCAGAACCTGCGGCACAACCTGGACGACCCGAACGGCGCGCCCGCCGCCGGCCAGACCGCCACCGACGGCCCGCTCACCAACCCGCCCGTGCCGCCCGCGACCGCCGGGGCGACCGCGCTCGGCGTGACCGGCGCCGGCTACACCAACAACGACCTCGACGCGTCCACCGCGACCACGCTGTTCGACGTGGACACGACGGGCGACCAGGTCTCGGCGCAGTCGCCGGCCAACGCGGGCAACCTGGCGCCGACCGGCAAGCTCGGCGTGGACGCCGCCACCGACGCGGGCTTCGACGTCCACAGCCAGCTCAAGAAGGGCGTGACGGTGGCGAACACCGGCTACGCCACCCTGAAGGCGGACGGCGCGTACCGCTTCTACACGGTGAACGTGCTGACCGGCGCCGCGACGATGGTTGGAACGTTCCCGTCCGGCCGTCAGGTGAGCGACATCGCGGTCCAGCTCGGCTGACGGCGCAGTGGCCCTCCCCGGGCTACCGCACTCCGGGCGGCTTATGTTACTGGTTGGTATATGAGACGCGTACGGCTCCAGCGTGATCTACCGGTGCCGATGCCCGACGGCGTGACGCTGCTGGCCGACCACTACGCCCCCGCGGGCGGGGAGCGGGCCCCCGTCGTCCTGATGCGCTCCCCGTACGGCCGGCGCGGCCTGTTCGGCTGGTTCTACGGCCGCGGGTTCGCCCGGCAGGGCTTCCACGTGGTCATCCAGAGCTGCCGGGGCGGTTTCGGCTCCGGCGGCCTGCTGGACCCGCTCGGCGACGAGCACGAGGACGGCCTGGCCACCGTGGCGTGGCTGCGCGGGCAGCCCTGGTACGGTGGCTCGTTCGCGATGTTCGGCCCCTCCTATCTCGGCTACACGCAGTGGGCCGTCGCGCCCTACGCCGGATCGGAGCTCAAGGCCATGGCCCTGCAGATCACCGCCTCCCAGTTCAGGGACGCGGCGTACGTGGGCGGCGCGTTCGCGCTGGAGTCGGCGCTGAGCTGGACCACGCTCACCGACGGCATGTCGCGCCGCTTCGGCGGCAGCACCTCGGTGCTGACCGCGCCCCGGCTCACCCGCAGGGCGGTCCTGTCGGGCCGTCCCGTGGCGGAGCTCGACCTGGTCTCGGCGGGGCGGCCGCTGCCGTTCTACCGGGACCTGCTCTCGCATCACGCCGACCCGGCCGTGCCCTACTGGGACAAGCGCGACTTCTCCGCCAGGGTGGGCGAGGTGGAGGCCGCGGTCACCATGCTGGCCGGCTGGTACGACGTGTTCCTGCCGTGGCAGCTCAAGGACTACGCGGCGCTGCGGGCGGCGGGCAAGCGGCCGTACCTGACGATCGGGCCCTGGTACCACATCGACACCCGGCACGGCCGGCCGACGATGACCGAGGCGTCGGCGTGGTTCCGCGCGCACCTGCTCGGCGACCGCTCGCTGCTGCGTCCCGACCCGGTGCGGATCTACGTGACGGGGGCCGGGGAGTGGCGCGACCATCCCGACTGGCCGGTGCCCGGCATGCGGGAGCAGCGCTGGCACCTGCAGCACGGGGCCGGGCTCGGCGTCGAGGGGCCGCTGGAGGCGGAGCCCGACCGCTTCCGCTACCACCCGTCCCATCCGACGCCGTCGATCGGCGGCCCCGTCCTGCTGGGCGACTCCCGGCCGCGCGACCAGCGGCGGCTGGAGCAGCGCCGGGACGTGCTGGTCTACAGCTCGGCGGCGCTGGAGTCGGACGTGGAGCTGATCGGCCCGGTACGCGCGGAGCTGTTCGTGCGCTCCAGCGCCCCGTCCACGGACGTGGTGGTGCGGGTGTGCGACGTGCACCCGGACGGGCGCTCCATGAACGTGTGCGAGGGCGTGCGCCGCCTCCACGGCGCGCGCGCTGACGGCGGCCGGGACGGGGTGCGCCGGGTCGAGGTGGACCTGTGGCCGATGGCGCACCGGTTCGGGCGCGGCCACCGGATCAGGGTGCACGTGGCGGCGGGGGCGTACCCGACGATCGCCCGCAACCACGGCACCGGCGACCTGCTCGGCGCGGGCGGCACGATGGCGCCGGCCGACGTCGAGGTCTTCCACTCCCCCGACCACCCCTCGGCCGTGGTGCTGCCGCTGTGCGCGCCTCACGCTTGATGTCGCTGGTCCTGCTGCTGCAGGGCCGGGGCGGGATGACGGCGGCCGAGCTGGCCAGGGAGCTGGAGGTCTCCGAGCGCACGGTGCACCGCGACGTGCTGGCGCTGTCGGAGGCGGGCGTGCCGGTCTACGCCGACCGGGGGCGGGGCGGCGGCTACCGGCTGCTCGACGGGTACCGCACCCGCCTGACCGGGCTGGACAGGGCCGAGGCGGAGGCGCTGTTCCTGTCGGGGGTGCCGGCGGCGCTGCGCGAGATGGGGCTACAGGACGTGGCGGCCGCGGCCAGGCTGAAGGCGGCCGCCGCGCTGTCGCCCGCGCTGCGTGACGCGCCGGCGACCGCCGCGCAGCGCTTCCACCTGGACGCGCCCGGCTGGTTCGCGGGCGGCGACCCGCCGCCGGTCGCGCTGGCGCCGCTGGCCAGGGCCGTGTGGCGGGACCGGCGCGTCTCGGCCGTCTACAAGGACAGCCCGCGGGTGCTGGAGCCGTACGGGCTGGTGCTCAAGGCGGGGGTCTGGTACCTGGCGGCGCGGCACAGGACCCGCTTCCTGATCTT
This window encodes:
- a CDS encoding anthranilate synthase component I, with product METSGYTTAGGIGVERETREVGEAALEEIVTALSERRGGAFSSGMDYPGRYSRWAFGYVDPCLELVAKGRTISATALNERGRVVLPAVTSCLLAAGKPVTEPTADRVEVYVAESEDLLPEEMRSRRPTVFTAIREVIAAFAGDDPHLGLYGAFGYDLAFQFEPIRQELARPDDQRDLVLHLPDRLVVIDRQRETSFEYRYEFTVDGATTRGLERTGTSAPPVTPAALPENPVKGEYAKVVAAAKEKFKRGDLFEVVPGQVFHATCADPSAFYRGLRHSNPAPYEFIISLGEGEHLVGASPEMYVRVSGDRVETCPISGTIARGSNPVEDAEAIRTLLSSVKEESELTMCTDVDRNDKSRICVPGTVKVIGRRQIELYSRLIHTVDHIEGRLRPEFDALDAFLTHMWAVTVTGAPKTWAMQFIEDHEATTRRWYGGAIGFIGFDGSMNTGLTLRTAQIKNGVATVRAGATLLFDSDPESEERETELKASALLGALAAVNQPEVVKGPEPREQPGLGMKVLLVDHEDSFVNTLADYFRQEGADVVTLRHGFPVAMLDEIAPDLVVLSPGPGWPTDFGISALLDQVYARDLPVFGVCLGLQAMVEHAGGTLELLDYPEHGKRGQVGRLGDSALLEGLPEEFTAARYHSLHAKRPGVVGFTPTALTPDGNVMAIEDPARRRFAVQFHPESILTQEGGAGAKIIANVLRLSRSR
- a CDS encoding cytochrome P450, with the protein product MTPTEAVVLPTGRPTPFDPPAELGELRESRPITRLAYPDGHRGWLVTSHALVREVLADPRFSARSELRHLPVDSGGQAGRPAPPGMFISTDPPVHTRYRHLLTGEFTVRRMRRLTERIEEITRVHLDAMERQGPPADLVAAFTAPIPAVVICELLGVPEQDRERFMAQGTTLMRTDVPQEEKIAAYLAMQAHMKELVLAKRAAPTDDMLSGLTGSDLTDEELANIGFMLLGAGLDTTANMLALGTFALLRNPAQLDVLRSEPDRADQVVEELLRYLSVVPFLVRTALEDVELGGERVSAGETVTISIAAANRDPGRFADPDRLDLLRASGGHVAFGHGVHQCLGQQLARVEMLAGFPALFERFPSLRLAVEPGEVPLRTDMLIYGVHRLPVTWDAGQ
- a CDS encoding TetR/AcrR family transcriptional regulator, yielding MTERQDEMTGGAGSARPPGRPRSQEADLAILSAALDLLIEQGAALTSIEQVARRAGVTRATVYRRFADKTALLVRALEWANHDHDPGFTGWPDLEHMFGDWAAYLAVPRHRRLLRRLYGSVDDYPELVSTYRMVNGGRRAAVVRETLCRARDRGQLPRDVDVDVVQRMLTGAVLHEVGVVPDREDAAAIAAQFLEIMKQVGYRPAPATTES
- a CDS encoding S8 family serine peptidase gives rise to the protein MPHTLRLRAILTGIVTVAGLLVPQAAAQAAPDPGKIDATVLAGLAQDDKATFWVRLKGDADLSGARRALTKEAKAEQVYEAKSEQAQTSQRDLRKLLDSHHADYTPFWIVNAVRVTAGEKLAAEIASLPEVERIDPVRTLSLPKPVAGTAQARVKVADPATSDGAVEWNIDRVGAPRVWDELGNRGEGIVVANIDSGVQFDHPDLAASYRGRNPDGTYSHDYNWFDPAGICPSAAPCDNNDHGTHVMGTMVGANGLGVAPGAKWIAVKGCEVNTCTDASLLAAGEWVVRPTDLNGRNPRPDLAPDIVNNSWGGDGFDPFYKEVVESWLAAGIFPAFSNGNEGPACDTSGSPGQYQTAYSAGAFDVNNALYARSSKGEGENGETKPNIAAPGVNVRSSIPGGYDSFTGTSMASPHVAATVALIWSGSPGLQGDVAATRPLLDGTAVDVDDTSCGGTAADNNIWGEGRLDAYAAVLAAPDEGLGDLSGTVTAGGEPVSGVTVTVSGPMTRTLVTGADGRYAIPRLLAGEYELTAEKFGFARATAAVTITAEQAATADVPMTVLPTGVVSGTVTTAGTPEPDATVQATGTPVSAVTDASGRYSMTLPHGSYELAVTPSSRCSSAATAAVTVAGDATRDVELPLRGDNFGYTCRSGAQEYAAGTEKLALTGDDEAQQVTLPFPVPFYGTGHTRAWIGTNGFVTFAADRVTTGSNGRLPTSGTPNNAVYPYWDDLVVDAQAGVYTAVTGTAPHRAFVVEWRNVTFYNEGAQRVSFSALLGEDGSVAFRYKDVESERDRGSSATIGIENPAGNDALLYSYEEPALATGQGLTFTASRHGLVTGKVTDANDGDPIGGATVEVGDVATLTTAADGTFYGQVLAGDYEAVVSKEHYGTFTQQVTVAAAAVTRLDTALVTGRVSASTAELTVVMPTGSSRARTVELTNLGSPTPYTVTGEPWFTVTPAAGELAKGQAVSLKVELSSAGVAPGTFREGKLTIKSASGRQPTIEVKVTVVVPRHQVAIDTAATRNFVDAAGDTWTPDKRYAQGGHGYLTSQNRTQSTSRTIAGTADQALFRTARESMLEYRFDNVPAGTYTVELNFAEIRNMRMGQRVFDVLVEGQLAIPALDLALESGTYTAVTRQYTVKVTDGQLNMRFATRQGATIVNGLRISERPDKATP
- a CDS encoding DUF4394 domain-containing protein is translated as MRKQLALAVAVLGAGAMMAASPALAGNRADGPRVTGLTTAGELVTFDAGNPKSVNRAGKISGLKGDMKVVGIDYRVQNGKLYAVGDKGGVYTVDGRARASKVSQLTVALSGRTFGVDFNPAANRLRVISDTGQNLRHNLDDPNGAPAAGQTATDGPLTNPPVPPATAGATALGVTGAGYTNNDLDASTATTLFDVDTTGDQVSAQSPANAGNLAPTGKLGVDAATDAGFDVHSQLKKGVTVANTGYATLKADGAYRFYTVNVLTGAATMVGTFPSGRQVSDIAVQLG
- a CDS encoding CocE/NonD family hydrolase — encoded protein: MRRVRLQRDLPVPMPDGVTLLADHYAPAGGERAPVVLMRSPYGRRGLFGWFYGRGFARQGFHVVIQSCRGGFGSGGLLDPLGDEHEDGLATVAWLRGQPWYGGSFAMFGPSYLGYTQWAVAPYAGSELKAMALQITASQFRDAAYVGGAFALESALSWTTLTDGMSRRFGGSTSVLTAPRLTRRAVLSGRPVAELDLVSAGRPLPFYRDLLSHHADPAVPYWDKRDFSARVGEVEAAVTMLAGWYDVFLPWQLKDYAALRAAGKRPYLTIGPWYHIDTRHGRPTMTEASAWFRAHLLGDRSLLRPDPVRIYVTGAGEWRDHPDWPVPGMREQRWHLQHGAGLGVEGPLEAEPDRFRYHPSHPTPSIGGPVLLGDSRPRDQRRLEQRRDVLVYSSAALESDVELIGPVRAELFVRSSAPSTDVVVRVCDVHPDGRSMNVCEGVRRLHGARADGGRDGVRRVEVDLWPMAHRFGRGHRIRVHVAAGAYPTIARNHGTGDLLGAGGTMAPADVEVFHSPDHPSAVVLPLCAPHA
- a CDS encoding helix-turn-helix transcriptional regulator encodes the protein MRASRLMSLVLLLQGRGGMTAAELARELEVSERTVHRDVLALSEAGVPVYADRGRGGGYRLLDGYRTRLTGLDRAEAEALFLSGVPAALREMGLQDVAAAARLKAAAALSPALRDAPATAAQRFHLDAPGWFAGGDPPPVALAPLARAVWRDRRVSAVYKDSPRVLEPYGLVLKAGVWYLAARHRTRFLIFRVHRFGEISVLEEQFDRDPGFDLAAFWAGQAEQFTRSLLREVVTLRLSERGRRMLRHIADPAALEDALASLQPDGTVRLAVESVPVAFSQVLRFGPEAEVLDPPELRAMVADAAARMARLYR